A region from the Nonlabens sp. YIK11 genome encodes:
- the der gene encoding ribosome biogenesis GTPase Der yields the protein MMSIVAIVGRPNTGKSTLFNRLIKRREAITDAVSGVTRDRHYGKSDWNGRDFSVIDTGGYAIGSEDVFEEEIDKQVELAIDEADVILFMVDAADGITREDEDVAQLLRKVKKPVLLVVNKVDNPSREQEAYEFYNLGLGDYYSISSISGSGTGDLLDAVVENLPEPREEVEENLPRFAVVGRPNAGKSSFINALIGENRYIVTDIAGTTRDSIDTKYNRFGFEFNLVDTAGIRRKKKVKEDLEFYSVMRSVRAIEHCDVCMVVLDATRGFDGQVQNIFWLAERNRKGIVILVNKWDLVEKETNSVRDYEKRIRQEMEPFTDVPIVFISVLNKQRIFKAIETAVEVYKNRSKKIKTSKLNEVLLPIIENTPPPSLKGKFVKIKFITQLPTPQPQFAFFCNLPQYVREPYKRFLENKLRENFDFHGVPVSVYMRKK from the coding sequence ATTATGAGTATTGTAGCAATTGTTGGTAGGCCCAACACTGGTAAAAGCACCCTTTTTAATAGATTGATCAAGCGTCGTGAGGCTATCACAGATGCGGTTAGTGGTGTCACAAGGGATCGTCATTATGGGAAAAGCGACTGGAACGGTCGTGATTTTTCGGTTATCGATACCGGTGGTTATGCCATAGGTAGCGAGGATGTTTTTGAAGAGGAAATCGACAAGCAGGTAGAACTTGCTATTGATGAGGCAGATGTTATTCTATTCATGGTGGATGCCGCAGATGGTATCACACGCGAGGATGAAGATGTCGCGCAGTTACTGCGTAAGGTCAAGAAACCTGTACTGTTGGTCGTCAATAAAGTAGACAACCCATCTAGGGAACAAGAGGCTTATGAATTTTATAATTTGGGATTGGGTGATTATTATTCGATCTCAAGTATAAGTGGTAGCGGTACTGGTGATTTGCTGGACGCTGTTGTAGAAAATCTGCCAGAGCCTAGAGAAGAAGTAGAAGAGAATCTGCCAAGATTTGCTGTTGTAGGACGTCCTAATGCAGGTAAATCTTCCTTTATCAATGCACTTATAGGCGAGAATAGATATATCGTCACTGACATTGCCGGTACGACCAGAGACTCTATTGATACAAAGTATAACCGATTTGGTTTTGAATTCAACCTGGTAGATACGGCTGGAATACGTCGCAAGAAAAAAGTCAAGGAAGACCTAGAATTCTATAGCGTGATGCGCAGCGTGCGTGCCATTGAACATTGTGATGTTTGTATGGTGGTACTAGATGCTACGAGAGGTTTTGACGGACAGGTGCAAAATATTTTTTGGTTAGCAGAACGCAACCGAAAAGGTATCGTGATCCTGGTCAATAAATGGGACCTTGTAGAAAAAGAAACGAATAGCGTGCGTGATTATGAAAAACGCATACGTCAAGAGATGGAACCTTTTACAGATGTGCCTATAGTTTTTATATCGGTATTGAACAAGCAACGTATTTTTAAAGCTATTGAAACAGCAGTTGAGGTCTACAAAAACCGAAGCAAGAAGATCAAAACCAGTAAGCTTAACGAGGTGTTGTTGCCTATTATAGAAAATACGCCACCACCATCACTTAAAGGAAAGTTTGTAAAGATCAAATTTATAACTCAGCTGCCTACACCACAGCCACAGTTTGCCTTCTTCTGTAATTTACCGCAGTACGTACGTGAACCTTATAAGCGTTTCTTAGAAAACAAACTACGTGAAAACTTTGATTTTCATGGTGTTCCCGTCAGCGTATATATGAGGAAGAAGTAA
- a CDS encoding polyprenyl synthetase family protein codes for MKIVEQIKQPIAYEMELFEEKFRLSMASRIPLLNRITYFIVNRKGKQMRPMFVFLTAKMVGNGQVNDRTYRGAAVIELIHTATLVHDDVVDDSLKRRGFFSVNSLWKNKIAVLVGDYLLSKGLLLSIDNKDFDLLQIISVAVREMSEGELLQIEKARRLDITEEVYYDIITKKTATLIAACCSLGACAVSPDSPSVEKMRKFGELIGVAFQIKDDLFDYGNQRIGKPTGIDIKEQKMTLPLIYTLNNASKKDKKWLINSVKRHNRDKKRVKEVIQLVKDAGGLDYAVKAMYDYKQRALDILNTYPESEYKQSLLTMVDYVIDREK; via the coding sequence ATGAAGATCGTAGAACAGATCAAGCAGCCTATCGCCTATGAGATGGAACTCTTTGAAGAGAAATTCCGTTTATCGATGGCGTCGCGCATACCGTTGCTCAATCGCATTACCTACTTTATCGTCAACCGCAAGGGCAAGCAAATGCGTCCTATGTTTGTGTTCCTAACGGCCAAAATGGTAGGCAATGGTCAGGTCAATGACCGCACCTATCGTGGTGCCGCGGTAATCGAGTTGATTCACACGGCAACCCTAGTGCATGATGATGTGGTGGACGATAGCCTCAAGAGACGCGGATTCTTCTCAGTCAACTCTTTGTGGAAGAATAAAATAGCCGTTCTAGTGGGTGATTATCTGCTTTCTAAAGGCTTGCTTCTAAGTATTGATAACAAGGATTTTGATTTGTTGCAAATCATTAGCGTTGCAGTGCGTGAGATGAGTGAAGGTGAATTGTTGCAAATAGAAAAAGCCAGACGACTGGACATTACGGAAGAGGTTTACTACGACATCATCACTAAAAAGACAGCCACGCTCATTGCCGCTTGTTGTAGCTTAGGTGCCTGTGCGGTATCACCTGATAGCCCTAGCGTTGAGAAGATGCGCAAATTTGGTGAACTTATAGGTGTGGCCTTTCAAATCAAAGACGACCTCTTTGATTATGGCAACCAGCGCATAGGGAAACCTACTGGGATTGATATCAAGGAGCAAAAGATGACCTTGCCGCTAATCTATACGCTCAACAACGCTTCCAAAAAGGATAAAAAGTGGCTCATAAACTCTGTAAAGCGACATAACCGTGATAAAAAACGGGTTAAAGAAGTGATACAGTTGGTGAAGGATGCAGGTGGTTTGGATTATGCCGTCAAGGCCATGTACGACTACAAACAGCGCGCTTTGGACATACTCAATACCTATCCAGAATCAGAATACAAACAATCCTTGCTCACGATGGTGGATTATGTAATCGACCGTGAGAAGTAG
- the rlmN gene encoding 23S rRNA (adenine(2503)-C(2))-methyltransferase RlmN, whose amino-acid sequence MEQTQTNKIDIRSLDLVQLRQYCVDRGEKAFRGNQIYEWLWKKGAHDFDDMTNISKSTRAFLDQHFVINHIRVDDMQRSSDGTIKNAVKLHDGLTVESVMIPTPTRTTACVSSQVGCSLNCEFCATARLKRMRNLNPDEIYDQVVAIDQQSRAYYNRPLSNIVFMGMGEPLMNYKNVIKSIDKITGDDGLGMSPKRITLSTSGVPKMIKKLADDRPKFNLALSLHSAIDEKRVKIMPFNEQFPLDDIKEALKYWYEKTGTRVTYEYVVWKGINDQMEDVQALVEFCKVIPCKVNIIEYNSIDDARFEQAATKAIDMYEHELEKNRIVVNIRRSRGKDIDAACGQLANKSS is encoded by the coding sequence ATGGAACAAACTCAAACAAATAAAATCGATATCAGGTCTCTGGACCTAGTACAATTACGCCAATATTGTGTGGATCGTGGTGAGAAAGCTTTTAGGGGCAATCAGATCTATGAGTGGTTATGGAAAAAAGGGGCACATGATTTTGATGACATGACTAATATCTCAAAATCTACCAGAGCGTTCCTTGATCAACATTTTGTGATTAACCATATTAGGGTGGACGACATGCAGCGCAGTAGCGATGGTACCATAAAAAATGCCGTAAAACTGCACGATGGTTTAACGGTGGAATCTGTTATGATCCCAACGCCTACGAGGACCACGGCTTGTGTTTCCTCGCAGGTAGGGTGCAGTTTGAATTGCGAGTTTTGTGCCACGGCACGTTTAAAACGCATGCGCAACCTCAATCCAGACGAGATTTATGACCAAGTAGTGGCAATCGACCAGCAAAGCCGCGCCTATTATAATCGTCCCTTGTCAAACATTGTATTCATGGGAATGGGCGAGCCGCTCATGAATTATAAGAATGTCATTAAGTCCATTGATAAGATCACAGGTGATGACGGGCTAGGCATGTCGCCTAAACGTATCACACTTTCTACCAGTGGTGTTCCTAAAATGATCAAGAAATTGGCAGACGATCGTCCCAAGTTCAACCTCGCACTTTCACTGCACAGCGCCATTGATGAGAAACGCGTTAAGATCATGCCATTCAATGAGCAATTCCCACTAGATGATATCAAAGAAGCCCTGAAATACTGGTACGAGAAAACCGGTACCAGAGTCACCTATGAATACGTCGTGTGGAAAGGGATCAATGATCAAATGGAAGATGTCCAGGCGCTCGTAGAATTTTGTAAAGTCATTCCCTGCAAGGTCAATATCATAGAATACAACAGTATAGATGACGCACGATTTGAGCAGGCGGCTACCAAGGCTATTGATATGTATGAGCACGAGTTAGAGAAGAATCGCATCGTGGTCAACATACGCCGCAGTCGTGGTAAGGATATCGATGCAGCTTGCGGTCAATTGGCTAACAAATCTTCCTAG
- a CDS encoding T9SS type A sorting domain-containing protein yields the protein MKHTLFLFLFCIAFCTTAQVTNEVAPRSWSMIEKSLTKPEPIILPKVDVLSLQAEDKTSNADGINKALRIGADVPVQLDLYNSGAWTDLPNGDRLWKLNVKSNGAYFMRAIFDLYSIPTGGELYLYNESKTDKIGPYTSNENSESGVLGTWIISGDNFWLEYYEPKAVKGLGRLSIEKITHGYIDVYANEKVGNLNDSFACNVDVLCNPNQGSRTSKNWTAARDNHINSVGRLLISSSRGTGFCSGSLVNNVTEDGTPYFLTANHCLGTGSNKPVNGVGASYSNNFAFGFQWFTDTPDCATFAGTNGPSQPTRVLSGGSVKMNNDNSDMALLLINQMPPAVWDLYYAGWNNSNVSVPTTQMGLHHPSGDIMKLSRNDEISSRTPFNFNDNPSTQVWLINDWEYGVTEGGSSGSMLLNQNEQIIGVLSGGSAACNGTSDNGGFDIYGRVDNNWSNGPNAAQRLRDWLDPNNTGAVSIEGSYFSTLSNTTFESPRMDIRIYPNPSSGIFTIDSDQQVAYQVFNLNGQLIVESAAGISNNTLDLSNAGNGLYFIKLTANGQTVTKKIIKQ from the coding sequence ATGAAACATACTTTGTTTTTATTTCTATTCTGCATAGCCTTCTGTACCACAGCGCAGGTGACTAATGAGGTTGCTCCAAGAAGTTGGTCTATGATTGAGAAATCATTGACTAAACCAGAGCCTATAATTTTGCCCAAAGTTGATGTGCTTTCTCTCCAGGCAGAAGATAAGACCAGTAATGCCGATGGTATCAATAAGGCGCTGCGCATAGGAGCGGATGTGCCTGTTCAATTAGATCTATACAATAGTGGAGCTTGGACTGATCTGCCTAATGGAGATCGACTTTGGAAATTAAATGTAAAGTCAAATGGTGCTTACTTCATGAGGGCAATCTTTGATTTGTACAGCATACCAACTGGAGGTGAGCTATATCTTTATAATGAATCCAAAACGGATAAAATTGGACCCTATACTTCTAATGAAAATTCAGAAAGTGGTGTGCTGGGAACTTGGATCATAAGTGGTGACAACTTCTGGCTGGAATATTATGAGCCTAAAGCAGTAAAAGGATTAGGGCGTTTGAGTATTGAAAAAATTACGCATGGTTATATAGATGTATATGCTAATGAGAAAGTGGGAAATCTAAACGATTCATTTGCGTGTAATGTGGACGTGCTATGTAACCCAAACCAAGGTTCACGGACTTCTAAAAACTGGACCGCCGCTAGAGATAATCATATTAATTCAGTTGGTCGATTACTTATTTCGAGTTCTCGAGGCACAGGTTTTTGTTCAGGATCATTGGTAAACAACGTGACAGAGGATGGTACACCCTATTTTTTAACCGCAAATCACTGCTTAGGTACTGGGTCTAATAAACCTGTCAATGGAGTAGGAGCGAGTTACTCAAATAATTTTGCCTTTGGTTTTCAATGGTTTACCGACACGCCTGATTGTGCCACTTTTGCGGGTACTAATGGGCCTTCTCAACCTACTCGAGTTTTAAGTGGTGGATCAGTGAAAATGAATAACGATAATAGCGACATGGCGCTATTATTAATTAATCAGATGCCTCCTGCGGTTTGGGATTTATATTATGCTGGCTGGAATAATAGTAACGTATCCGTTCCAACTACGCAAATGGGGTTGCATCACCCATCAGGAGACATCATGAAACTTTCAAGAAACGATGAAATATCATCAAGAACACCTTTTAATTTCAATGACAATCCTAGTACTCAAGTCTGGTTGATTAATGATTGGGAATATGGCGTGACGGAAGGTGGATCTTCTGGTAGTATGCTACTTAATCAAAACGAACAAATTATCGGAGTGCTATCTGGAGGTTCTGCAGCGTGTAATGGTACCTCAGATAACGGTGGTTTTGATATATATGGTCGAGTTGATAACAATTGGTCTAATGGTCCCAACGCTGCACAGCGACTTAGAGATTGGTTAGATCCTAATAACACAGGAGCCGTATCCATAGAAGGATCTTATTTCTCTACTTTGAGTAACACTACGTTTGAATCGCCTAGAATGGATATAAGGATTTACCCAAATCCATCCAGCGGCATATTCACCATAGACAGCGATCAACAGGTAGCCTATCAAGTATTCAATTTGAACGGTCAATTGATTGTGGAGTCTGCTGCGGGAATTTCTAACAACACATTGGATTTATCTAACGCAGGAAATGGTTTGTATTTCATCAAGCTTACAGCAAACGGTCAAACCGTCACTAAAAAGATTATCAAGCAATAA
- the queA gene encoding tRNA preQ1(34) S-adenosylmethionine ribosyltransferase-isomerase QueA, which translates to MKLSQFGYKLPEELIAQHPVENRDESRLMVLHKKTGEIEHKMFKDVIDYFDEKDVFVMNDTKVFPARLYGNKEKTGARIEVFLLRELNPTTKLWDVLVDPARKIRIGNKLYFGEDESLVAEVIDNTTSRGRTLRFLYDGTYEEFRKKLRELGETPLPKELGRDVEPEDEERYQTIYASNEGAVAAPVAGLHFSKHLLKRMEIKGIDVTSVTMHIGLGTFSPVEVEDLSKHKMDSEQAFISQETCNIVNKAIDEKRNICAVGTTTMRSLESAVSSDGHLNTFDGWTNKFIFPEYEFSIANAMITNFHHPKSTLMMQAAAFAGYDFLKKAYDVAMKEKYRFSTYGDAMLIID; encoded by the coding sequence ATGAAGTTATCACAATTTGGTTATAAGCTGCCAGAGGAGCTTATAGCGCAACATCCCGTAGAGAATAGAGACGAGTCGCGCCTAATGGTACTGCACAAGAAAACAGGCGAGATAGAGCACAAGATGTTCAAGGATGTCATCGATTATTTTGATGAGAAAGATGTATTTGTGATGAATGATACCAAGGTTTTTCCCGCCAGATTGTATGGTAACAAGGAAAAAACAGGAGCACGCATCGAGGTATTTCTTTTAAGAGAATTGAACCCAACGACTAAGTTGTGGGACGTTCTTGTAGATCCAGCTCGTAAGATCAGGATTGGTAACAAACTATATTTTGGTGAGGACGAGAGTCTCGTGGCTGAGGTAATTGATAACACGACCTCACGTGGGCGAACCTTGCGCTTTTTGTACGATGGGACTTATGAGGAGTTCCGCAAGAAATTGCGTGAGTTGGGTGAGACACCACTTCCTAAAGAATTGGGTCGTGATGTAGAACCAGAAGATGAGGAACGCTACCAGACGATCTATGCCTCTAACGAAGGTGCCGTAGCCGCGCCAGTGGCAGGATTACACTTCTCTAAGCACTTGCTCAAGCGCATGGAGATCAAAGGCATTGATGTAACCAGTGTGACCATGCACATAGGTTTGGGAACCTTCTCACCAGTTGAGGTGGAAGATCTTTCCAAACATAAAATGGACAGCGAGCAAGCTTTTATATCTCAAGAAACTTGCAACATCGTGAATAAGGCCATTGATGAGAAAAGAAATATTTGCGCGGTAGGAACAACGACGATGAGATCATTGGAAAGTGCCGTTAGCAGTGACGGTCACTTAAATACTTTTGATGGATGGACTAATAAATTCATCTTCCCAGAATATGAGTTCTCTATCGCAAATGCGATGATCACTAACTTCCATCACCCTAAATCAACACTCATGATGCAGGCCGCTGCATTTGCAGGTTATGATTTTCTTAAAAAGGCCTATGATGTGGCGATGAAGGAGAAATATAGATTCAGTACCTATGGCGACGCCATGTTGATCATCGATTAA
- a CDS encoding 3-phosphoshikimate 1-carboxyvinyltransferase: MNLKLRASQSKVQEPVEIKITGSKSESNRLLILQQQYPNLSIANLSNSDDTVHLKHALESDAQTLDIGHAGTAMRFLTAYLANQPGKKVILTGSQRMKERPIGILVDALRYLGAQIDYVEEEGYPPLQIEGKSLKGGEVTMDAGVSSQYLSALLLIGAQMENGLHLRLSGKLTSRPYLEMTTTMLTDIGLQVTFEDNHISIQPQKNIDQVEVTVESDWSSAGYWYGWVALQPAGYTVKLSAYKQISLQGDAQLSSIYEKMGVKTQYGTNEITLTKSQEFEQPDGLEFDLTEQPDQAQTIFATCLGLGIDLKMTGLHTLRIKETDRIAAMEVEGARFRESEITSTSNSIHLHFPSDSPFNKTVRIDTYNDHRMALAFAPLCLKTDLIINDAGVVSKSYGDYWDDLKLVNVDITEI, translated from the coding sequence ATGAATCTAAAACTTAGAGCTTCTCAATCCAAAGTTCAGGAACCTGTAGAGATCAAGATCACAGGCTCTAAAAGCGAAAGCAACCGCTTGCTCATACTCCAGCAGCAATATCCTAACCTAAGTATAGCAAACCTTTCCAATAGCGACGATACCGTCCATTTAAAACACGCGCTGGAAAGCGATGCCCAGACGCTGGATATAGGACACGCGGGAACTGCAATGCGTTTTTTGACCGCTTACCTGGCAAACCAACCAGGAAAAAAAGTTATTCTCACCGGTAGCCAGCGCATGAAGGAGCGTCCCATCGGTATCCTGGTAGATGCTTTAAGATACCTAGGAGCCCAGATCGATTATGTTGAAGAAGAAGGTTATCCGCCATTGCAAATTGAAGGTAAATCGCTCAAAGGTGGTGAAGTGACTATGGATGCTGGCGTTTCCAGCCAGTATTTGAGTGCATTGTTGCTCATAGGTGCACAGATGGAGAATGGTCTGCATTTGCGACTTTCAGGAAAACTCACCTCGAGACCTTATTTAGAAATGACCACCACCATGTTGACCGACATAGGTTTACAGGTAACCTTTGAAGATAATCACATAAGCATACAGCCTCAAAAAAATATTGATCAAGTAGAAGTGACCGTTGAGTCAGACTGGAGCAGTGCCGGCTACTGGTATGGTTGGGTAGCGCTGCAGCCTGCGGGATATACCGTTAAACTGAGTGCCTACAAACAGATAAGTCTTCAAGGTGATGCCCAGCTGTCTAGCATTTATGAAAAAATGGGCGTGAAAACCCAATACGGTACCAACGAGATCACGCTCACAAAGTCTCAAGAGTTTGAGCAACCTGACGGCCTGGAATTTGATTTGACTGAGCAGCCAGATCAGGCGCAAACTATTTTTGCTACCTGTTTGGGTTTGGGTATCGACTTAAAAATGACTGGTTTGCACACCTTACGTATCAAGGAAACAGATCGTATCGCTGCAATGGAGGTTGAAGGGGCACGCTTTCGCGAAAGCGAAATAACTTCCACCTCTAATTCTATCCATCTTCATTTTCCCAGCGACAGTCCGTTTAACAAGACCGTACGAATCGACACCTACAATGATCATCGCATGGCACTGGCTTTTGCGCCTTTGTGTCTCAAAACAGATCTGATAATCAATGATGCAGGTGTGGTTTCTAAAAGCTATGGCGACTACTGGGATGATTTGAAGCTTGTAAACGTCGATATTACAGAAATTTAA
- a CDS encoding nucleotide pyrophosphohydrolase, whose amino-acid sequence MSLKQIQEQVDAWIKNHGVRYFNELTNMAQLTEEVGEVARIIARRYGEQSEKESDKNKDLGEELADVMFVVLCLANQTGTDLEAAFAKKLQIKTDRDHDRHHNNDKLK is encoded by the coding sequence ATGAGCCTCAAACAAATACAAGAACAAGTAGACGCCTGGATTAAGAATCACGGCGTGAGATACTTCAATGAATTGACAAACATGGCGCAGCTCACTGAAGAGGTTGGTGAAGTAGCCCGCATCATAGCGCGACGATACGGCGAGCAAAGCGAGAAGGAAAGTGATAAAAACAAGGATCTAGGAGAAGAACTGGCAGATGTGATGTTTGTTGTTCTTTGCCTTGCTAACCAGACAGGAACGGATCTGGAAGCCGCTTTCGCGAAAAAGTTGCAAATCAAAACAGATCGCGATCACGATCGTCATCATAACAATGACAAGCTCAAGTAA
- a CDS encoding DUF3857 domain-containing protein: MRLFLLIGVLFTTLTAFAQDYRFGRVEESDFETTTIAGEELPSAEVLFRKEHVTFRYVQGTGFIQYRDVHERIKINTDEGLEYATKNVRLYDESSSKRERLKNLKGYTYSLNDGKVEDVKLRSSGEFEEEINEYWKKSSFTMPDVRVGSIIEYEYSIVSPFMAIDDLDLQYDIPIKKLDVRIEMLEYYTYNVLFNPRASYVPSLERSVAADKIKINSKTRSGGDMGSPVSTKFSSQQYELSNQVLVLDTENIPALKDEPMAGDLSLYRSKIIFELAAIKYPTEPIELLSTNWESVAKSIYELDTFGDQLKTKPFYEDELEFALQGSTSVDDKIQKVYDFVKRKVKWNGYYGFTSRNGIKDAYKEGSGNVGDINLLLTSMLQNANIDAHPVLLSTKDNGIPLFPTRNGFNYVATVINMGDKTLMLDATEEVLPVGSLPLRAMNWQGRVLLPNGESYWLDISPKNHSSEMSQIKVAIDEDMVIKGTSKKRLTKQLAYSYRKDHSRSDEETVTKYLKDDVPRLEISDLELKNVDVINKPVEFSYQIAMDGAAEKIGDKIYISPLLNESNIENPFKMEDRKLPIVLGYPLSTKTFVTFEIPDGYEVASLPESIKYEYNNGRGSYQFLTSSRSNVVTVSANFEMNDLEVLPGDYPQWKDFFTAIVAKDAEKIVLKKI; encoded by the coding sequence ATGAGATTATTTTTACTAATAGGTGTTCTTTTCACCACATTGACAGCGTTTGCACAGGATTATCGTTTTGGAAGAGTAGAGGAAAGTGATTTTGAAACGACCACTATCGCCGGCGAAGAGCTTCCAAGTGCAGAAGTTTTATTTAGAAAAGAACATGTCACGTTTAGATATGTTCAAGGAACTGGATTCATTCAATACAGAGATGTTCATGAACGTATCAAAATCAATACTGATGAAGGTCTTGAATACGCTACCAAAAATGTTAGACTCTATGACGAGAGCAGTTCTAAAAGAGAACGCTTGAAGAATTTGAAAGGCTACACGTACTCCCTAAATGATGGAAAGGTAGAAGATGTCAAGTTGCGCAGCTCAGGTGAGTTTGAGGAAGAGATAAATGAGTACTGGAAAAAATCAAGCTTCACAATGCCAGATGTCAGAGTTGGGTCAATAATTGAATATGAGTATTCCATTGTTTCGCCTTTTATGGCTATCGATGACCTTGACTTGCAGTATGACATACCCATCAAAAAATTAGATGTTAGAATAGAGATGTTAGAATACTACACGTATAATGTTCTCTTTAATCCTAGAGCTTCATACGTCCCAAGTTTAGAGCGATCTGTAGCTGCTGATAAAATTAAGATCAATTCTAAGACTCGTTCTGGAGGTGATATGGGCAGTCCCGTAAGTACAAAATTTTCTTCACAGCAATACGAATTGAGTAATCAGGTTCTTGTTCTTGATACTGAAAATATTCCAGCGCTTAAAGATGAACCCATGGCTGGAGATCTTTCACTTTATCGATCTAAGATTATTTTTGAACTTGCTGCAATCAAATATCCTACTGAACCTATTGAATTATTGAGTACCAATTGGGAGTCTGTCGCAAAATCCATCTATGAACTTGATACGTTTGGTGACCAATTGAAAACCAAACCGTTTTATGAGGATGAACTTGAGTTTGCCTTACAAGGATCTACCAGTGTTGATGATAAAATCCAAAAGGTATATGACTTTGTAAAACGTAAAGTAAAATGGAATGGATATTATGGATTCACTTCAAGAAACGGAATAAAGGACGCCTATAAAGAGGGTTCTGGTAATGTAGGTGACATCAACTTATTACTTACATCCATGCTGCAAAATGCAAATATTGACGCACATCCCGTATTACTTAGTACAAAGGACAACGGCATACCACTTTTTCCAACAAGAAACGGTTTCAATTATGTGGCTACAGTGATAAATATGGGCGATAAAACATTGATGCTCGACGCTACTGAAGAGGTTTTGCCAGTAGGTTCACTACCATTAAGAGCAATGAACTGGCAAGGAAGAGTCTTATTACCTAATGGCGAATCATACTGGCTTGATATTTCCCCTAAAAACCATTCTAGCGAAATGTCTCAGATCAAAGTTGCCATTGACGAGGATATGGTAATCAAAGGGACTTCTAAAAAACGTCTTACCAAGCAATTGGCCTACTCATACCGTAAGGATCATTCAAGAAGCGATGAGGAAACCGTCACTAAATATTTGAAAGATGATGTACCTAGGTTAGAGATTTCTGATTTGGAATTGAAAAATGTTGATGTGATCAATAAACCGGTCGAATTCTCTTATCAAATTGCGATGGATGGAGCTGCAGAAAAAATTGGAGACAAGATTTACATATCGCCATTACTTAACGAGAGCAACATAGAAAACCCATTTAAAATGGAAGATCGCAAGCTGCCAATAGTTTTGGGGTATCCATTATCCACTAAAACCTTTGTGACTTTTGAAATTCCTGATGGTTATGAAGTAGCGTCTTTACCAGAAAGTATCAAATATGAATATAATAATGGGCGTGGTTCTTATCAATTCTTAACATCTTCACGCAGCAATGTCGTTACCGTATCAGCTAATTTTGAAATGAATGATCTGGAAGTCCTGCCTGGAGATTACCCACAATGGAAAGATTTTTTCACAGCTATAGTGGCAAAAGACGCAGAAAAAATCGTCCTCAAGAAAATTTAA